A genomic stretch from Bradyrhizobium quebecense includes:
- a CDS encoding PaaI family thioesterase — MNELAKTALTTAFNRRPDLHVETEGEFAGWRTWTRDSFETHTGPFYHRMDENGRIACAFRVGPKHLNGSGNVHGGCLMTFADYCLFALASPVLQGPGVTVSFASEFLDAAREGALIECSGEVTRAGGSLIFVRGMLTSAERPLFSFSGTIKRTKRKAPAATTA; from the coding sequence GTGAACGAGCTCGCCAAGACCGCACTCACTACGGCATTCAACCGCCGCCCCGACCTGCACGTCGAGACCGAAGGCGAATTCGCCGGCTGGCGAACCTGGACCCGGGACAGTTTCGAGACCCATACCGGCCCGTTTTACCACCGCATGGACGAGAACGGCCGCATCGCTTGCGCCTTCCGGGTCGGCCCGAAGCACCTCAACGGCTCCGGCAACGTTCATGGCGGCTGCCTCATGACGTTCGCGGATTACTGCCTGTTCGCGCTCGCCTCCCCGGTGCTCCAGGGCCCCGGGGTCACGGTCTCGTTCGCTTCGGAATTCCTCGACGCCGCCCGCGAGGGTGCCTTGATCGAATGCAGCGGCGAGGTCACCCGCGCCGGTGGATCGCTGATCTTCGTGCGCGGCATGCTGACATCGGCCGAGCGGCCGCTGTTCAGCTTCTCCGGCACCATCAAGCGGACGAAGCGCAAGGCGCCGGCGGCGACGACAGCGTAA
- a CDS encoding alkaline phosphatase family protein gives MKLKTFASVTSVMSLVASLACVATPARAGQDGDNGDRGVGESRGHDQDQDHDGEHHGRKPRVVMISLDGAKPDFIQKFIEEGVLPRDGGLARLSRRGAVALQNVTASPSLTAVSHIAIATGSTAVHNDIPSNTFEPIVGPISSSISGFAAPIGGYNESPLGPSAHPTAQPLWVQLRQQGKKVITATWPGGDGADISINKTVVQPAQPTRVTDFTVPFGAFGGIGAQGFSLSRGDFTTDPGIVAALQAAGRFSFSPVLVTSAPIETFSCSAAATATCTNASTLDVKYSIRVAAIDTTNDRKVNYDTLVFFDANRGITAGPFHAPSTGPAYVKFGGENAPFFFEGSGAKVGAAYSVSALSPDLSVVRFARYSANFIPRNTPVLADVDDINNNIGFWRPQADFRIPERLSPGFTNFPDVEIETMFEDMVKTFVRYQANIGERAIKTHPDADLVMVYIEQPDGSEHQFLLTDPRQGTSPTDPNSIGANQDPAKVKRYASYIRFAYQTADKAVKQIADAAGRDSNVIVVSDHGFAPFHTSVNLTNILRSAGIDTSKVGIRTSGPAADIYVNLQNRELGGTVDLATYRTLVAQITDAVRNAVDPNARFNYSLKDQRIFTVVETRPLQCDAGTGQCTSKTVGQDYGDVFALMAPGYNFDGIQNPGVARQGDAPFNSATTALSMPNFYGAHGHDPELPVMSATFIAAGPQIRKDTVVRHMRNIDVAPTIMRLLGTTPHRVDGEVLSEVLR, from the coding sequence ATGAAATTGAAGACGTTTGCTTCCGTCACGTCGGTGATGTCGCTTGTCGCATCGCTGGCGTGCGTTGCAACTCCGGCGCGTGCCGGCCAGGACGGCGACAATGGCGATCGCGGTGTCGGCGAGTCCCGCGGTCACGATCAGGATCAGGACCATGACGGCGAGCATCATGGCCGCAAGCCGCGCGTGGTGATGATCTCGCTCGATGGTGCCAAGCCCGATTTCATCCAGAAATTCATCGAGGAAGGCGTGCTGCCGCGCGACGGCGGCCTCGCCCGGCTCAGCCGGCGCGGCGCAGTAGCACTGCAGAACGTGACGGCGTCACCGTCGCTCACCGCGGTCTCGCACATTGCGATCGCGACCGGTTCGACGGCGGTCCATAACGACATCCCTTCCAACACGTTCGAGCCGATCGTCGGCCCGATCTCCAGCAGCATCAGCGGCTTCGCGGCGCCGATCGGCGGCTACAACGAAAGCCCGCTCGGGCCGTCCGCGCACCCGACGGCACAGCCGCTCTGGGTGCAGCTGCGCCAGCAGGGCAAGAAGGTCATCACCGCGACGTGGCCCGGCGGCGACGGCGCCGACATCTCGATCAACAAGACCGTGGTGCAGCCGGCCCAGCCGACCCGCGTGACCGACTTCACGGTGCCGTTCGGCGCATTCGGCGGCATCGGGGCCCAGGGCTTCTCACTGTCGCGCGGCGACTTCACGACCGATCCCGGCATCGTCGCGGCGCTGCAGGCAGCCGGCCGTTTCTCGTTCAGCCCGGTGCTGGTGACCTCGGCGCCGATCGAGACGTTCTCATGTTCCGCGGCGGCGACCGCGACCTGCACCAACGCCTCGACGCTCGACGTCAAATATTCGATCCGCGTCGCCGCCATCGACACCACCAACGACCGCAAGGTGAACTACGACACGCTGGTGTTCTTCGATGCCAACCGTGGCATCACCGCAGGACCGTTCCACGCGCCGTCGACCGGCCCGGCCTACGTCAAGTTCGGCGGCGAGAACGCGCCGTTCTTCTTCGAGGGCAGCGGGGCGAAGGTCGGCGCCGCGTACTCCGTCTCGGCGCTGTCGCCGGACCTCTCGGTGGTGCGCTTCGCCCGCTATAGTGCCAACTTCATCCCACGCAACACGCCGGTGCTGGCCGACGTCGACGACATCAACAACAACATCGGGTTCTGGCGTCCACAGGCCGACTTCCGGATTCCGGAGCGGCTGAGCCCCGGCTTCACCAACTTCCCCGACGTCGAGATCGAGACGATGTTCGAGGACATGGTGAAGACCTTCGTGCGCTACCAGGCCAATATCGGCGAGCGCGCGATCAAGACCCATCCCGACGCCGATCTCGTCATGGTCTATATCGAGCAGCCCGACGGCTCCGAGCACCAATTCCTGCTGACCGATCCGCGCCAGGGCACCAGCCCGACCGACCCGAATTCGATCGGCGCCAACCAGGATCCTGCCAAGGTCAAGCGCTACGCATCCTACATTCGCTTCGCCTACCAGACCGCGGATAAGGCAGTGAAGCAGATTGCCGACGCGGCGGGCCGCGACAGCAACGTCATCGTGGTGTCGGACCACGGCTTCGCGCCGTTCCATACCTCGGTCAATCTCACCAACATCCTCCGCAGCGCGGGTATCGACACCAGCAAGGTCGGGATCCGCACCTCCGGCCCGGCCGCCGACATCTACGTCAATCTGCAGAACCGCGAGCTCGGCGGCACCGTCGATCTGGCGACCTATCGTACCCTGGTCGCGCAGATCACCGACGCGGTGCGGAACGCGGTTGACCCCAATGCGCGCTTCAACTACTCGCTCAAGGATCAGCGCATCTTCACCGTCGTCGAGACCCGGCCGCTGCAATGCGACGCCGGTACCGGACAGTGCACCAGCAAGACCGTCGGCCAGGACTATGGCGACGTGTTCGCGCTGATGGCCCCCGGCTACAATTTCGACGGCATCCAGAACCCCGGCGTCGCGCGCCAGGGCGATGCGCCGTTCAATTCGGCAACCACCGCGCTGTCGATGCCGAACTTCTACGGCGCCCACGGTCACGACCCCGAGCTTCCCGTGATGAGCGCGACGTTCATCGCCGCGGGGCCGCAGATCCGCAAGGACACCGTGGTCAGGCACATGCGCAATATCGACGTGGCGCCGACCATCATGCGGCTCCTCGGCACCACACCGCACCGGGTCGACGGCGAGGTGCTGAGCGAGGTCCTGCGTTAG
- a CDS encoding glutathione S-transferase family protein, producing the protein MEPILIYGFPLGSSMGLVAALEWLRKPYRLCRVDMLGEMRDPSYARINPRHETPAFVTDQGGVLTENMAIASWLAARDTERRISFDPLSPQADRMRQLMAFVNTGFTAAFSPLWAALEMQTPNPAMQSALRQWGQGNVVQRHDRLEELIGDAPFLLGDHPTLADGLLIGVARWLDFHAVAGRNRWPKLAALRARLEADPAVIYATALEKGESSPGSGACVGHIPLAEAIVRFGTPRA; encoded by the coding sequence ATGGAACCTATCCTCATCTATGGCTTCCCGCTGGGAAGCTCCATGGGGCTCGTTGCAGCTCTCGAATGGCTACGCAAGCCCTATCGCCTTTGCCGCGTCGACATGCTCGGCGAAATGCGCGATCCCTCCTATGCGCGGATCAATCCGCGGCATGAGACGCCGGCCTTCGTCACAGACCAGGGCGGTGTGCTCACCGAGAACATGGCGATCGCAAGCTGGCTCGCGGCACGCGATACCGAGCGCCGCATCAGCTTCGACCCGTTGTCGCCGCAGGCCGACCGGATGCGTCAGCTGATGGCTTTCGTGAACACCGGCTTCACCGCGGCGTTCAGTCCGCTGTGGGCGGCGCTGGAGATGCAGACGCCGAATCCCGCGATGCAGTCTGCGCTGCGGCAGTGGGGGCAAGGCAATGTCGTGCAGCGGCACGACAGGCTCGAGGAGCTGATCGGCGATGCGCCGTTCCTGCTCGGTGACCACCCGACTTTGGCGGATGGGTTGCTGATCGGTGTCGCGCGCTGGCTCGATTTCCACGCCGTCGCCGGCCGCAATCGCTGGCCGAAACTGGCCGCACTCCGCGCACGGCTGGAGGCCGATCCGGCCGTGATCTACGCGACGGCGCTGGAGAAGGGCGAGAGCAGTCCGGGGTCAGGAGCCTGCGTCGGTCACATTCCGCTTGCCGAGGCGATCGTGCGTTTCGGCACGCCGCGCGCGTGA
- a CDS encoding winged helix-turn-helix transcriptional regulator: MKSLVSRCPIEEVMQILSGRWPTLLIYYLKQGTKRFSDLRRDNPTISHKMLTLELRKLEDAGIVERTEFEGYPLRVEYQLTPAGHRLVPLIDALGEWWETALDAGVASNEPAVSKTVVRD; the protein is encoded by the coding sequence ATGAAATCTCTCGTCTCCCGCTGCCCGATCGAGGAAGTGATGCAGATCCTGAGCGGCCGCTGGCCGACGCTCTTGATCTATTATCTGAAGCAGGGCACCAAGCGCTTCAGCGACCTGCGTCGCGACAACCCGACCATCTCGCACAAGATGCTGACCCTGGAGCTTCGCAAGCTGGAGGACGCCGGCATCGTCGAGCGCACCGAATTCGAAGGCTATCCGCTGCGCGTCGAATACCAGCTCACGCCGGCCGGCCACCGGCTCGTGCCGCTGATCGACGCTCTGGGTGAATGGTGGGAAACAGCGTTGGATGCCGGTGTCGCTAGCAACGAACCGGCCGTTTCGAAGACCGTGGTGCGTGACTGA
- a CDS encoding DMT family transporter, with product MLKQRAKTGGVTAPAITPTSTTAPGARGWRDYTLLLALACCWSSTYPLTKIGLGSIPPITFISARSLVAAAFLLVVLRIRGIRIPTDIKAWKLFAFQQTINSTIPFLVITWAQLYVPASNTVVLASTTPIFAFLITWAITRHEPASPLKFVGAILGLAGTVAIIGLDALSGFGKEIVAEIAILLATISFACATIFGLRLSDYDPMVVAAGSLLFGGTVLLPVALIVDHPWTLHPTPQALVATVVMGIFSSAFGLMLFYMCLTRLGTLTTNAQGYLRIPIGVALSVILLGESVPSNLTLGLLLVMAGVAAMTVPTEAVKRWLGRLRG from the coding sequence ATGCTCAAACAAAGAGCTAAGACGGGCGGCGTGACGGCTCCCGCGATCACGCCCACTTCGACCACCGCGCCGGGTGCGCGCGGCTGGCGCGACTATACGCTGCTGTTGGCGCTGGCCTGCTGCTGGAGCTCGACCTATCCACTGACCAAGATCGGGCTCGGTTCGATCCCGCCGATCACCTTCATCTCGGCGCGCTCGCTGGTCGCAGCCGCCTTCCTGCTCGTGGTGCTGCGGATCCGCGGCATCCGCATCCCGACCGACATCAAGGCCTGGAAGCTGTTCGCCTTCCAGCAGACCATCAACTCGACGATCCCGTTCCTGGTGATCACCTGGGCGCAGCTCTACGTGCCGGCATCCAATACCGTGGTGCTGGCATCGACGACGCCGATCTTCGCCTTCCTGATCACCTGGGCGATCACGCGGCACGAGCCGGCCTCGCCGCTCAAATTCGTCGGCGCGATCCTCGGCCTCGCGGGCACGGTCGCGATCATCGGCCTCGACGCGCTCTCGGGCTTCGGCAAGGAGATTGTCGCCGAGATCGCGATCCTGCTCGCCACCATCTCGTTCGCCTGCGCCACGATCTTCGGGCTTCGTCTCTCCGACTATGACCCCATGGTGGTGGCCGCCGGCTCGCTCTTGTTCGGCGGCACCGTGCTGCTGCCGGTCGCCCTGATCGTCGACCATCCCTGGACGCTGCACCCGACGCCGCAGGCGCTGGTCGCCACCGTCGTGATGGGCATCTTCTCCAGCGCGTTCGGCCTGATGCTGTTCTACATGTGCCTGACGCGGCTCGGCACACTCACCACGAACGCGCAAGGCTATTTGCGGATTCCGATCGGCGTCGCGTTGTCGGTGATCCTGCTCGGGGAATCCGTGCCGTCGAACCTTACGCTCGGCCTCTTGCTTGTCATGGCCGGCGTCGCCGCGATGACGGTGCCCACAGAGGCCGTCAAGCGCTGGCTTGGCAGGTTGCGAGGATAG
- a CDS encoding tripartite tricarboxylate transporter substrate-binding protein, giving the protein MFGRCLTAAAAALLLLATVAHAQETSKLDFPKRPITMIVPFTAGGTSDVIARAVADQMSAALGQTIIIENVGGAGGSTALTRAARAEPDGYTIAIGNAGTNAATYTIYPKLSFTPDSFAPIAVVAKTFGIVALRKDFPAKDLKEFIDYAKKNPGKVNLGHAGVGSSNYLICKSFVHAAGIDVQLVGYRGAALALTDAIGSQIDGVCDAAASVSQAIDDKLVKAVVVGSTVRLASLPNLPTSAEAGLAEFEAQGWNGLFAPKGTPPEIIAKLNAAARTAVASEAVKKRFVELSTVAPDADELAPEVLQQLVTRDVAKYRALLADDKK; this is encoded by the coding sequence ATGTTTGGAAGGTGCTTAACCGCAGCGGCAGCCGCATTGCTGCTGCTTGCGACGGTCGCGCACGCCCAAGAAACCTCGAAGCTGGACTTCCCGAAGCGTCCGATCACGATGATCGTGCCGTTCACGGCCGGCGGCACCTCCGACGTCATTGCCCGCGCGGTCGCCGACCAGATGAGCGCGGCGCTCGGCCAGACCATCATCATCGAGAATGTCGGCGGCGCCGGCGGCTCGACCGCGCTGACCCGCGCCGCACGCGCCGAGCCGGACGGCTACACGATCGCGATCGGCAACGCCGGCACCAATGCCGCGACCTACACGATCTATCCGAAGCTGTCGTTCACGCCCGACTCCTTCGCGCCGATCGCCGTGGTCGCCAAGACCTTCGGCATCGTCGCGCTGCGCAAGGATTTTCCGGCCAAGGATCTCAAGGAATTCATCGACTACGCGAAGAAGAATCCGGGCAAGGTCAATCTCGGCCATGCCGGCGTCGGCTCGTCGAACTATTTGATCTGCAAGAGCTTCGTGCATGCCGCCGGGATCGACGTGCAGCTAGTCGGCTATCGCGGCGCGGCGCTCGCGCTGACGGACGCGATCGGCAGCCAGATCGACGGCGTCTGCGATGCCGCCGCTTCGGTGTCGCAGGCGATCGACGACAAACTGGTGAAGGCGGTCGTGGTCGGCTCGACCGTGCGGCTCGCCTCGCTGCCGAATCTGCCGACCTCGGCCGAGGCCGGCCTGGCCGAGTTCGAGGCGCAGGGCTGGAACGGCCTTTTCGCGCCGAAGGGCACCCCGCCTGAGATCATCGCCAAGCTCAACGCCGCCGCGCGCACCGCAGTCGCGAGCGAGGCAGTGAAGAAGCGCTTTGTCGAGTTGTCGACCGTTGCGCCCGATGCCGATGAGCTCGCACCCGAGGTGCTGCAGCAACTCGTGACCCGCGACGTCGCGAAGTACCGCGCGCTGCTGGCGGACGACAAGAAATAG
- the purQ gene encoding phosphoribosylformylglycinamidine synthase subunit PurQ has protein sequence MKSVVLVFPGINRERDMARALKLASGNETAMVWHAETALPKGTDLVVVPGGFSYGDYLRCGAIAARAPVMDAVRDFAASGGLVLGVCNGFQILCESGLLPGVLMRNAGLKFVCRDVHMRIERSDTPFTRGYNAGQVIRVPVAHGEGNYEADEETLKRLEGDGRVLYRYCSAEGVVDETSNFNGAAHSIAGIVNERGNVLGMMPHPENHVEEIMGCTDGSGLFAGLAQQFEKAA, from the coding sequence ATGAAATCAGTCGTCCTCGTCTTCCCCGGCATCAATCGCGAGCGCGACATGGCGCGCGCGCTCAAGCTTGCATCCGGCAATGAGACCGCGATGGTCTGGCACGCCGAGACGGCGCTGCCCAAAGGCACCGACCTCGTGGTGGTGCCCGGCGGCTTCTCCTATGGCGACTATCTGCGCTGCGGCGCGATCGCGGCCCGCGCGCCCGTGATGGACGCGGTGCGCGACTTCGCAGCCTCGGGCGGGCTGGTGCTTGGCGTCTGCAACGGTTTTCAGATCCTCTGCGAATCCGGGCTGTTGCCGGGCGTGCTGATGCGCAATGCCGGGCTGAAATTCGTCTGCCGCGACGTGCATATGCGCATCGAGCGCTCCGACACGCCGTTTACCCGCGGCTACAATGCCGGCCAGGTGATCCGCGTGCCGGTCGCCCATGGCGAAGGCAATTACGAGGCGGACGAGGAGACGCTGAAGCGGCTCGAGGGCGACGGGCGGGTGCTCTATCGGTACTGCTCCGCCGAGGGCGTGGTCGACGAGACCTCGAACTTCAACGGCGCCGCGCATTCGATCGCCGGCATCGTCAACGAGCGCGGCAACGTGCTCGGCATGATGCCGCATCCGGAAAACCACGTCGAAGAGATCATGGGCTGCACCGACGGCAGCGGCCTGTTCGCAGGCCTGGCCCAGCAGTTCGAAAAAGCGGCGTAA
- the purS gene encoding phosphoribosylformylglycinamidine synthase subunit PurS, which translates to MKARVTVTLKSGILDPQGKAIEGALKSLGVDGVASVRQGKVFDIELAATDKTKAEAVLKAAADKLLANTVIENYRVEVLS; encoded by the coding sequence GTGAAGGCACGTGTAACAGTGACATTGAAGTCGGGCATCCTCGATCCGCAGGGCAAGGCGATCGAGGGGGCGCTGAAATCGCTCGGCGTCGACGGCGTCGCCAGCGTTCGCCAGGGCAAGGTGTTCGACATCGAGCTCGCCGCGACCGACAAGACCAAGGCGGAGGCGGTGCTCAAGGCCGCCGCCGACAAGCTGCTGGCCAATACCGTGATCGAGAACTACCGGGTCGAGGTTCTGAGCTAG
- the purC gene encoding phosphoribosylaminoimidazolesuccinocarboxamide synthase, translating into MSRRRRIYEGKAKVLYEGPEPGTLIQHFKDDATAFNAKKHQVIEGKGVLNNRISEYLFQHLNDIGVPTHFIRRLNMREQLIREVEIVPLEVVVRNVAAGSLSQRLGIEEGTQLPRSIIEFYYKNDQLNDPMVSEEHITAFGWATPQEIDDIMALAIRVNDFLTGLFLGIGIRLVDFKMECGRLFENEMMRIIVADEISPDSCRLWDIKSNEKLDKDRFRRDLGGLLEAYTEVAKRLGILIENERPAGSGPVLVKS; encoded by the coding sequence ATGAGCCGTCGACGCCGTATTTATGAAGGCAAGGCCAAGGTGCTTTACGAAGGCCCCGAGCCGGGAACCCTGATCCAGCACTTCAAGGACGACGCGACCGCGTTCAACGCGAAGAAACACCAGGTGATCGAGGGCAAGGGCGTCCTCAACAACCGGATTTCGGAGTACCTGTTTCAGCACCTCAACGACATCGGGGTGCCGACCCACTTCATCCGCCGCCTCAACATGCGCGAGCAGCTGATTCGCGAGGTCGAGATCGTGCCGCTCGAGGTGGTGGTGCGGAACGTCGCCGCCGGCTCGCTGTCGCAGCGGCTCGGGATCGAGGAGGGTACCCAGCTGCCGCGCTCGATCATCGAGTTCTATTACAAGAACGACCAGCTCAACGACCCCATGGTGTCGGAAGAGCACATCACTGCCTTCGGCTGGGCCACGCCGCAGGAGATCGACGACATCATGGCGCTCGCCATCCGCGTCAACGACTTCCTGACCGGTCTCTTCCTCGGCATCGGCATCCGCCTCGTCGACTTCAAGATGGAGTGCGGGCGGCTGTTCGAGAACGAGATGATGCGGATCATCGTCGCCGACGAGATCTCGCCGGACTCCTGCCGGCTGTGGGACATCAAGTCGAACGAGAAGCTCGACAAGGACCGTTTCCGCCGGGATCTGGGTGGCCTGCTTGAGGCCTACACCGAGGTCGCGAAGCGGCTCGGCATTCTGATCGAGAACGAGCGGCCGGCCGGCAGCGGCCCGGTGCTGGTGAAGAGCTAA
- a CDS encoding DUF1476 domain-containing protein encodes MNEFNKREEGFEKKFALDEEQKFKAEARRNKLLGLWAAEKLGISGDAANAYAKEVVAADFEEAGDNDVLHKVLKDLTAKGQAVTEHDVRAKMDELLAVAAAQVKAGT; translated from the coding sequence ATGAACGAATTCAACAAGCGCGAGGAAGGTTTCGAGAAGAAGTTCGCCCTCGACGAGGAGCAGAAGTTCAAGGCCGAAGCGCGCCGGAACAAGCTGCTCGGCCTGTGGGCCGCCGAGAAGCTCGGCATCTCGGGTGATGCCGCCAACGCCTATGCCAAGGAAGTGGTGGCCGCCGATTTCGAGGAAGCCGGTGACAATGACGTGCTGCACAAGGTTCTGAAGGACCTCACCGCCAAGGGCCAGGCCGTCACCGAGCACGACGTTCGCGCCAAGATGGACGAACTGCTGGCCGTGGCCGCGGCGCAGGTGAAGGCGGGAACCTAA
- a CDS encoding LysR family transcriptional regulator, whose protein sequence is MDSDALNTFLVVHRRGGISNAAKALHRSQPAISRRIALLEQELGVPLFERIAGKTRLSDAGRVMVPYAERAVAAAQDAENAVRALLRDNSGPVALAVTGTLAGERLSKVLKRFARRHPDVALTLRTATSAEVSDLIRRGEATIGLRYDRDRSGDLDCEVLFAEPLGVVCAPDHPLAGRRVGRLADLRDERWIAFPEVPGRREITASHVFALFLTHGLGEVDWTPVDSLTAQKRLVEAGLGIALLSRSNAAEELRASSIATIRVGNLTASHEVVAVTRHGGFLSAASRRLLEIIRADFTKARGTNTSRRNGVRRA, encoded by the coding sequence ATGGACAGCGACGCACTCAACACGTTCCTGGTGGTGCATCGCCGCGGCGGAATCTCGAACGCCGCGAAGGCGCTGCATCGGTCGCAGCCGGCGATCTCCAGGCGCATCGCGCTGCTCGAGCAGGAGCTCGGCGTGCCGTTGTTCGAGCGGATCGCGGGCAAGACGAGATTGAGCGATGCGGGGCGGGTGATGGTGCCCTATGCCGAACGGGCGGTGGCGGCAGCGCAGGATGCCGAGAATGCGGTGCGCGCGCTGCTGCGCGACAATTCCGGTCCGGTGGCGCTGGCGGTGACGGGCACGCTTGCGGGCGAGCGGCTGTCGAAAGTGCTGAAGCGCTTTGCCCGCCGGCATCCTGATGTCGCGCTGACGCTGCGCACCGCGACCAGTGCCGAGGTCAGCGATCTGATTCGGCGCGGCGAGGCGACGATCGGGCTGCGTTACGACCGCGACCGCTCGGGCGATCTCGATTGCGAGGTGCTGTTCGCCGAGCCGCTCGGGGTCGTCTGCGCGCCGGACCATCCGCTGGCGGGACGCCGGGTCGGCAGACTTGCCGATCTCAGGGACGAGCGCTGGATCGCCTTTCCCGAGGTGCCCGGACGGCGCGAGATCACCGCCTCGCACGTGTTCGCCCTGTTCCTGACGCACGGGCTCGGCGAGGTCGACTGGACGCCGGTCGACAGCCTCACGGCGCAGAAGCGGCTGGTCGAGGCCGGGCTCGGGATCGCGCTGCTGTCACGAAGCAATGCGGCGGAGGAGCTGCGTGCCTCCTCGATCGCGACGATTCGTGTCGGCAATCTCACCGCAAGTCATGAGGTCGTCGCGGTGACGCGGCATGGCGGCTTCCTCAGCGCCGCGTCGCGGCGCTTGCTCGAGATCATCCGGGCCGACTTTACCAAAGCGAGGGGCACAAACACGTCGCGCCGGAACGGTGTCCGGCGCGCGTAA
- a CDS encoding isocitrate lyase/PEP mutase family protein, whose product MRTQADKAARFRELHQRPGAFIIPNPWDAGTAKLLAAMGFEALATTSLGLANTLGSATVSLDAIIENCRVIAAATDLPVNADLENCGADDPRTAAQAITRAAEAGVVGGSIEDSTGNPQHPIYDFSLAVERVQAAVEAARALPFPFTLTARAENFLYGRKDLDDTIKRLQAFEAAGADVLYSPGLYDIGTIKTVVSAVKRPFNLVMGFADPTLTVEQLSAAGVKRISVGGAMERHALAAFLRCAREMKDQGTFSFVRDMAPVKAIRDMFAAGQA is encoded by the coding sequence ATGCGCACCCAGGCAGACAAGGCAGCACGGTTTCGCGAGCTCCATCAGCGCCCCGGCGCCTTCATCATCCCGAATCCCTGGGATGCCGGCACGGCGAAGCTGCTCGCGGCGATGGGTTTCGAGGCGCTCGCGACCACGAGCCTCGGGCTCGCCAACACGCTCGGCAGCGCAACCGTCAGCCTCGATGCCATCATCGAGAACTGTCGGGTGATCGCCGCGGCCACCGACCTGCCCGTCAATGCCGATCTGGAGAATTGCGGCGCGGATGATCCGAGGACCGCGGCACAGGCGATCACCCGGGCCGCCGAAGCCGGCGTCGTCGGCGGCTCGATCGAGGATTCGACCGGCAATCCGCAGCATCCGATCTACGACTTCTCGCTAGCGGTCGAGCGGGTCCAGGCCGCCGTCGAAGCCGCGCGGGCGCTCCCATTCCCATTCACGCTGACCGCGCGCGCGGAGAACTTCCTGTACGGCCGCAAGGATCTCGACGATACAATCAAGCGGCTGCAGGCGTTCGAGGCCGCCGGCGCCGACGTGCTGTATTCGCCGGGTCTGTATGACATCGGCACCATCAAGACGGTGGTCTCGGCCGTGAAGCGGCCGTTCAATCTCGTGATGGGCTTTGCCGATCCGACCTTGACGGTCGAACAGCTCTCCGCCGCCGGCGTCAAGCGCATCAGCGTCGGTGGCGCGATGGAGCGGCACGCGCTGGCCGCGTTCCTGCGCTGCGCCCGCGAGATGAAGGATCAGGGCACGTTCAGTTTCGTGCGCGACATGGCGCCGGTGAAGGCGATAAGGGATATGTTTGCAGCTGGTCAGGCATGA